The Pyramidobacter porci genome includes a region encoding these proteins:
- a CDS encoding alpha-ketoacid dehydrogenase subunit beta gives MKTITFSQATQEAMIEEMERDPSVFVMGEDIARQGGIFGQFKELPGRFGTDRVRDTPISETAIIGAAVGAALAGMRPVADMHFADFMLVCGDEVFNQMAKVHYMFGAQKTVPMVLRAPDGLISQAAAQHSQMVEGIFAHIPGLKIVSPSNPADAKGLLKSAIRDDNPVIYFEHKALFSTKGEVPEDSDFYVPIGKGRIDKAGTDVTVVSWSHCLHTTCQEVVKLAEKEGISVELIDLRTIVPWDREMVLESVAKTSRLCIVHEAVKHGGFGGEIAATVAEEAIGMLDAPILRFGAPFTPVPFARPLEQAYRLSPEKIMAGIRKMF, from the coding sequence ATGAAAACCATCACTTTTTCTCAGGCGACTCAGGAGGCCATGATCGAAGAGATGGAGCGTGATCCCTCCGTATTCGTCATGGGAGAGGACATCGCCCGTCAGGGAGGCATTTTCGGCCAGTTCAAGGAGCTCCCTGGACGTTTTGGCACCGACAGAGTCCGCGACACGCCGATCAGCGAGACGGCGATTATCGGTGCTGCCGTTGGAGCTGCTCTTGCAGGAATGCGTCCCGTTGCCGACATGCATTTTGCCGATTTTATGCTCGTCTGCGGCGACGAGGTGTTCAACCAAATGGCTAAAGTTCATTACATGTTCGGAGCTCAGAAGACTGTCCCCATGGTTCTTCGGGCTCCTGATGGATTGATTAGCCAGGCTGCCGCACAGCATTCTCAGATGGTTGAGGGCATTTTTGCGCATATCCCCGGATTAAAGATCGTTTCCCCTTCCAACCCTGCCGACGCGAAAGGGCTCTTGAAATCCGCGATCCGCGATGACAACCCCGTCATCTACTTTGAGCACAAAGCCCTGTTCAGCACCAAAGGCGAAGTCCCGGAAGACAGCGATTTTTACGTCCCCATCGGCAAGGGAAGAATTGACAAGGCCGGTACGGACGTGACCGTGGTTTCCTGGTCTCACTGCCTTCACACCACCTGCCAGGAAGTCGTCAAACTGGCGGAAAAAGAAGGCATCAGCGTCGAACTGATCGACCTGCGCACGATCGTTCCCTGGGACAGGGAAATGGTCCTTGAGTCCGTTGCGAAGACCAGCCGTCTGTGTATCGTCCATGAAGCCGTGAAGCATGGCGGCTTTGGCGGAGAAATCGCCGCCACCGTCGCCGAGGAAGCTATCGGAATGCTTGATGCGCCGATCCTTCGTTTTGGCGCTCCCTTTACCCCAGTTCCTTTTGCTCGTCCTCTCGAGCAGGCTTATCGCCTCTCGCCGGAGAAAATCATGGCCGGCATCAGAAAAATGTTCTAA
- a CDS encoding phosphoribosyltransferase family protein has protein sequence MKGQRTERLIRITSKFLSSPSCQISLTGLADEFGVSKTVISDDVSMVNDALTREGYGRLIVDRGRTGGAFFVPALSSERREEFLKNVAKILSAPSRLLPGGLIYYADILFNPVYTDVLGLAFASDFKDLHPSLIMTSEVKGIPLGLATARALGVPLAVCRFRNRASDGPAVCVHYPTQSGEVRSMYMGTKILSPDDKVLLIDDFMHGGSTAAGMVQVVNEFRAELVGMGVFIAVDEPEEKAVSEYKALLKLSLHGGERVSLF, from the coding sequence ATGAAAGGTCAGCGTACGGAACGGCTCATTCGCATAACTTCCAAATTTCTTTCTTCCCCGTCATGTCAGATTTCACTGACCGGTCTGGCCGATGAGTTCGGGGTTTCGAAGACCGTTATCAGCGACGACGTGTCCATGGTGAACGACGCCCTGACGCGGGAAGGATACGGCCGTCTGATCGTAGACCGCGGTCGTACCGGCGGGGCTTTTTTCGTCCCCGCCTTGTCCTCGGAACGCCGCGAAGAGTTTTTGAAAAACGTCGCGAAAATTCTTTCCGCCCCCAGCCGCTTGTTGCCGGGAGGGCTGATCTATTATGCGGATATCCTCTTCAATCCGGTTTACACGGATGTCTTGGGATTGGCTTTCGCTTCGGATTTTAAAGATCTTCATCCCTCTCTGATCATGACCTCGGAGGTTAAAGGGATCCCCCTTGGGCTGGCGACGGCTCGGGCTCTGGGCGTGCCTCTGGCGGTGTGCCGTTTTCGAAACCGCGCCAGCGATGGGCCGGCCGTCTGCGTGCATTATCCGACGCAGAGCGGCGAAGTCCGCTCGATGTATATGGGAACGAAAATCCTTTCGCCCGACGACAAAGTGCTTCTGATCGACGACTTCATGCACGGCGGCAGCACCGCTGCCGGAATGGTTCAGGTCGTGAACGAGTTTCGCGCGGAATTGGTCGGTATGGGCGTGTTTATCGCCGTAGACGAGCCGGAGGAAAAAGCCGTCAGCGAATATAAAGCTTTATTGAAGCTGTCTTTGCACGGCGGGGAGCGCGTTTCGCTTTTCTGA
- a CDS encoding GHMP family kinase ATP-binding protein, with product MKTLDKIRAAGIAIPPLDMRLEKRVPPGTGLGSGSGDAAALLDYLVSAGYPVERFAAEIGADVPFLLSQAPVALARGAGEKLAPLQAPSARWRVAVVIPAWRCVTADMFVRLDEYFHDEWKSTGGRARSEACQVFDRLVRGEFFGLLPNDFSDLLLREHGEYRALFADFYRTGAIAWGISGSGSSAFALWNENDFCGFSTTLPWVEDVLIF from the coding sequence TTGAAAACGTTGGATAAAATCCGCGCTGCGGGCATCGCCATACCGCCGCTGGACATGCGCCTCGAGAAAAGAGTGCCGCCGGGAACGGGGCTGGGCAGCGGCAGCGGCGACGCCGCCGCGCTTTTGGATTATCTGGTGTCGGCGGGGTATCCTGTGGAACGGTTCGCTGCGGAAATCGGCGCCGACGTTCCTTTTTTGCTCAGCCAGGCTCCTGTGGCGCTTGCGCGGGGGGCGGGAGAAAAGCTCGCGCCGCTGCAAGCCCCCTCCGCTCGCTGGCGAGTTGCCGTCGTCATACCGGCGTGGCGTTGTGTGACGGCCGATATGTTTGTCAGACTGGACGAATATTTTCATGACGAATGGAAAAGCACGGGCGGGCGGGCGCGCTCCGAAGCGTGTCAAGTTTTTGACCGGCTTGTGCGCGGAGAGTTCTTCGGCCTGCTGCCCAACGATTTTTCCGACCTGCTTTTAAGGGAACACGGCGAATATCGGGCGCTTTTTGCCGATTTTTATCGGACAGGGGCCATCGCCTGGGGAATCAGCGGCAGCGGCAGCTCTGCCTTTGCCTTGTGGAATGAGAACGACTTTTGTGGTTTCAGTACCACGCTGCCCTGGGTGGAGGACGTGCTTATTTTTTGA
- a CDS encoding DUF1538 domain-containing protein, whose protein sequence is MNKLKGKIGEALTSVTPISLLVVVLSALIVPMPAEILMLFLVGAVLLIVGMGFFSLGADMSMMPMGEGVGKQITLLRKLSFAVPVCFLLGLITTIAEPDLQVLAEQVPAVSDFTLVITVAGGVGVFLVIAMLRPLLKIDLAHVLLFLYGVVFLLAYFTPQSFIPVAFDAGGVTTGPITVPFIISLGVGMASMRHDESSREDSFGLVSLCSVGPILTVMLLGMIYNPQAAAVSQTIASLDKMTSIDIAESFFVKVPAYLKEVSLALTPVVAFFVVFQGIFALFRRGSLVRIVVGVAYTFIGLVLFLTGVNVGFMPAGHFIGKSLAMSEYRWLLLPIGLIIGYYVVDAEPAVHVLNKQVEEITGGTISQRAMHVSLACGVACSVAFAMLRAITGLSIYWIIIPGYALALALTFFVPPIFTGIAFDSGGVASGPMTATFLLPLAMGACEGAGGSILTDAFGVVAMVAMTPLISIQILGVLYNMRLKAAAKQPPVSKVYDNFVIIEYTPEELAYND, encoded by the coding sequence TTGAATAAGTTGAAGGGGAAGATCGGCGAGGCGCTCACGTCAGTTACGCCTATTTCTCTCTTGGTCGTTGTGCTGAGCGCATTGATCGTCCCCATGCCTGCGGAAATACTGATGCTTTTTCTTGTCGGCGCGGTGCTTTTGATCGTGGGGATGGGATTTTTTTCTCTCGGTGCGGACATGTCCATGATGCCGATGGGGGAGGGCGTCGGGAAGCAGATCACTCTGCTGCGCAAACTCTCCTTTGCCGTGCCCGTTTGTTTTTTGCTCGGTCTGATCACGACGATTGCCGAGCCGGATCTGCAGGTATTGGCCGAGCAGGTGCCGGCGGTTTCGGATTTTACGCTGGTCATCACCGTTGCCGGCGGTGTCGGCGTTTTTCTTGTCATCGCCATGCTTCGCCCTCTGTTGAAAATCGATCTCGCTCACGTTTTGTTGTTTCTGTATGGCGTGGTTTTTCTTCTCGCGTACTTTACGCCGCAGTCTTTTATTCCCGTCGCTTTTGACGCCGGCGGCGTCACGACGGGACCGATCACCGTCCCGTTCATCATCTCTCTGGGCGTCGGCATGGCATCGATGCGCCACGATGAATCGTCCCGGGAGGACAGTTTCGGCCTCGTTTCCCTCTGCAGCGTCGGCCCCATTTTGACGGTGATGCTCCTGGGAATGATCTATAATCCCCAGGCGGCGGCCGTATCGCAAACGATCGCCTCGCTGGACAAGATGACTTCGATCGACATCGCCGAAAGCTTCTTTGTAAAAGTTCCCGCTTATTTGAAAGAGGTCTCGCTCGCCTTAACGCCCGTGGTCGCTTTTTTTGTCGTTTTTCAGGGGATTTTCGCCCTTTTCCGCCGTGGCTCTCTTGTCCGTATCGTCGTGGGGGTTGCCTATACGTTTATCGGGCTTGTGCTTTTTCTTACCGGCGTCAACGTCGGCTTCATGCCGGCCGGACACTTCATCGGCAAGTCGCTGGCCATGTCCGAGTACAGATGGCTGCTGTTGCCTATTGGATTGATTATCGGTTATTATGTGGTTGACGCGGAGCCGGCCGTCCACGTTTTGAACAAGCAGGTCGAAGAGATTACCGGCGGCACCATTTCGCAACGAGCCATGCATGTCAGTTTGGCCTGCGGCGTGGCCTGTTCCGTTGCGTTTGCGATGCTGCGCGCGATTACGGGACTGTCCATTTACTGGATCATTATCCCGGGGTATGCGCTGGCGCTTGCTCTGACTTTTTTCGTTCCTCCCATTTTTACCGGAATCGCCTTCGACTCCGGCGGCGTTGCCAGCGGTCCCATGACGGCGACGTTTCTTCTGCCGTTGGCCATGGGCGCATGCGAAGGCGCGGGCGGTTCCATTCTGACGGACGCGTTTGGCGTCGTCGCCATGGTGGCAATGACGCCGCTCATTTCAATCCAAATTCTTGGCGTGCTCTATAACATGCGTCTGAAGGCCGCTGCCAAGCAGCCGCCGGTCAGCAAGGTTTACGACAATTTCGTTATTATCGAGTACACGCCGGAGGAGCTTGCCTATAATGACTGA
- a CDS encoding P-II family nitrogen regulator, producing MTEKLPVMELMVTIVDRTKAVQATNFFKGKNVSLTLSCWGRGTASTEILDILGIGEKEKVVVFSLTPRSWIPALITQISDDMQLRNAGRGILFTIPLSSVNQGIPRRYLSAIREKKNEERVMYKTNENKYELIIVSTEDGFVDSIMKSARNAGARGGTVMKARAVGDENTESFFGLKLYDEMEILAILVQREEKLKIMSAVSKTLAEKSPEMGTIFSVPVDDVVGVGAVLESPDPA from the coding sequence ATGACTGAGAAATTGCCCGTAATGGAACTCATGGTCACGATTGTTGACCGAACCAAAGCGGTTCAGGCCACAAATTTCTTCAAAGGGAAAAACGTTTCTCTAACGCTTTCCTGTTGGGGAAGAGGAACGGCGAGCACCGAGATTTTGGACATCTTGGGCATCGGCGAAAAGGAAAAAGTCGTTGTGTTCAGCTTGACCCCGCGTTCCTGGATCCCCGCTCTCATCACCCAGATCTCGGACGATATGCAGCTTCGCAACGCCGGGCGGGGGATCCTTTTTACCATCCCGCTTTCATCCGTGAACCAGGGAATACCGCGACGTTATTTGTCGGCTATTCGAGAGAAAAAAAACGAGGAGCGCGTCATGTATAAGACGAACGAAAACAAATATGAATTGATCATTGTCAGTACGGAAGACGGTTTCGTCGATTCGATCATGAAATCCGCCCGGAACGCCGGCGCGCGCGGGGGGACCGTGATGAAGGCCCGTGCTGTCGGCGACGAAAATACGGAAAGTTTTTTTGGATTGAAACTGTATGATGAAATGGAAATTCTGGCAATACTGGTTCAACGCGAAGAAAAATTGAAGATCATGTCCGCCGTCAGCAAAACTCTGGCGGAGAAATCCCCGGAAATGGGCACGATTTTTTCAGTGCCGGTCGACGATGTCGTAGGAGTCGGCGCGGTCCTGGAGAGTCCCGACCCGGCGTAG
- a CDS encoding thiamine pyrophosphate-dependent dehydrogenase E1 component subunit alpha: MSALAIRKEPTIPVGKYGKKLLLELYRKMVTIRLFEQTVESHFLAGEIPGFVHLYIGEEAIAAGVMTNMTDRDYIESTHRGHGHTIAKGADLKRMMAEIFGKVTGYCKGKGGSMHIADFSIGMLGANGIVGGGYSLAVGAGLATKLSGEDRVSAVFFGDGASNRGTFHEALNMAAIWQLPVLFVCEMNQWASTTPYRTTTSVENIADRCQGYSIPGYIVDGNDVLAVYEAAKDIIADIRAGKGPVLLECKTYRIKGHFVGDPEKYRTKEEVQHEFETNNPITRFEEKVLKAGALTQADLDAVYKQAEREIAEALKFAKESPEPAPEAIYEDLYV, from the coding sequence ATGAGTGCGCTTGCTATTCGTAAGGAACCGACGATTCCTGTGGGGAAGTACGGCAAAAAGCTGTTGTTGGAGCTCTACAGAAAGATGGTGACCATCCGGCTTTTTGAACAAACGGTCGAGTCTCACTTCCTTGCGGGCGAGATTCCCGGTTTCGTTCACCTTTACATCGGCGAAGAAGCTATCGCTGCCGGCGTTATGACGAATATGACCGATCGCGATTATATTGAAAGCACCCACCGCGGGCACGGCCACACGATCGCCAAGGGCGCCGACCTGAAGCGTATGATGGCCGAGATCTTTGGCAAGGTCACGGGGTACTGCAAAGGCAAGGGCGGTTCCATGCACATTGCGGATTTTAGCATCGGCATGCTTGGAGCCAACGGCATCGTCGGCGGCGGCTATTCGCTGGCGGTTGGCGCCGGCCTCGCCACAAAGCTCTCCGGCGAAGACAGAGTTTCTGCCGTATTCTTCGGCGATGGAGCTTCCAATCGCGGTACCTTTCACGAAGCCCTGAACATGGCCGCCATCTGGCAGCTGCCCGTGCTGTTCGTCTGCGAGATGAACCAGTGGGCTTCCACGACTCCTTATAGAACCACCACGTCCGTGGAAAATATTGCTGACCGCTGTCAGGGGTATTCCATTCCCGGATATATCGTGGACGGAAACGACGTTTTGGCTGTTTATGAGGCTGCGAAGGACATCATCGCCGATATCCGCGCGGGGAAAGGCCCTGTTCTCCTGGAGTGCAAGACCTATCGAATCAAGGGTCACTTCGTGGGCGACCCCGAGAAATACCGCACGAAAGAGGAAGTCCAACACGAATTCGAGACCAACAACCCGATCACCCGTTTTGAGGAAAAGGTTTTGAAGGCTGGCGCCTTGACTCAAGCTGATCTCGATGCCGTTTACAAGCAGGCGGAACGGGAAATTGCCGAGGCGCTGAAGTTCGCCAAGGAAAGTCCGGAGCCCGCGCCCGAAGCAATTTATGAGGATCTCTACGTATAA
- a CDS encoding ferredoxin, whose amino-acid sequence MFVTLDTEKCIGCGVCVQIAPDVFSLDEARGVAKVIRQEGNAAVEQAVKSCPVSCIAIE is encoded by the coding sequence ATGTTTGTGACCCTAGATACGGAGAAGTGTATTGGCTGCGGCGTCTGCGTACAAATCGCGCCGGACGTTTTCTCTCTTGACGAAGCACGCGGCGTGGCGAAAGTCATTCGCCAGGAAGGCAATGCAGCGGTGGAACAGGCTGTAAAAAGCTGTCCGGTTTCGTGCATTGCGATTGAATGA
- a CDS encoding GntR family transcriptional regulator: MSATKRDIAYKRIKEMILQGDLTSEFTPSEKSLGDELGMSRTPVREALQRLVMEGFMKGCSHKGSMVNEISIAEAVEIVELRMAVEEFVIQNLSLPLSDEQCAKLQAMVDSQEELAAVGNSSAFLESDVEFHDYLASLYGNQLLRDTLKSARERFLAPGGVILRNKPQMLEALEGHVKILGALRKGDSEEAKRQMHAHMVFAKHVLIS, translated from the coding sequence TTGTCTGCTACGAAAAGGGACATTGCGTACAAAAGAATCAAAGAAATGATTCTTCAGGGAGATTTAACGTCGGAATTCACTCCTTCAGAGAAAAGTCTAGGTGATGAGCTCGGCATGAGCCGAACCCCTGTACGTGAAGCTCTTCAGCGGCTGGTCATGGAGGGATTCATGAAGGGGTGTTCGCATAAAGGTTCTATGGTCAACGAAATCTCGATAGCCGAAGCTGTGGAGATCGTGGAGTTGCGCATGGCTGTGGAGGAGTTCGTCATTCAGAATCTCAGTCTTCCTCTGAGCGACGAGCAATGCGCGAAGCTGCAGGCGATGGTCGATTCTCAGGAGGAGCTCGCAGCCGTCGGCAATTCCTCGGCTTTCCTTGAGAGCGACGTGGAATTTCACGACTATCTGGCGAGTCTTTACGGCAATCAGCTGCTGAGAGACACTCTCAAAAGCGCTCGTGAGCGCTTTCTCGCCCCCGGCGGAGTTATTTTGCGCAACAAACCTCAGATGCTGGAGGCGCTGGAAGGACACGTGAAAATACTTGGTGCCCTGCGAAAGGGGGACTCGGAAGAGGCCAAGCGGCAGATGCACGCCCACATGGTTTTTGCGAAACACGTGCTGATTTCTTGA
- a CDS encoding carbon starvation CstA family protein — translation MLFPMMFGVSAVVFIIGYIFYGRFMANIYGLSDTNETPAVKFEDGIDYCPAHPAVLLGHHFASIAGAGPITGPIAAAMRFGWLPTILWCVIGSTFLGGPHDMGALVASLRHDGQSIGAVVEKWIGKTGKFLFLSFTILTLILVVAVFLVMSAGTFAADPVVAFVSTLYIVLAVIAGFMIYRWHVPLWVVTIVMLALIVGGCVKVNAETAPWLINTVFAHDINFWNAFLGVYIFFASILPVWMLLQPRDYLASYFLYFAVAIGAYGMFAGSALDSKTVSVVAANVRYFGFSSSAMWPAMFVLVACGAISGFHSLVGSGTTSKQLRKEKDAVLVGYGAMLIEGLVAVISIGTLMVLGLEGAKGLSPVQIFSLGFGKFSTLVGLDATFGARLGAIAINSFLLTSLDTATRLARYQVQEITGGKVSMYPATIFVIVLALCLVYTKTHDVSGKVIAAWLAIWPIFGAANQMVAALSLLSIAAWVKLGLKKKHTFVYAPFWFMLATTVFSLIIEVKERFAVAQPNYLLSCLAVILIVLGIAMSIAGIRTMHASEKQSA, via the coding sequence ATGCTGTTCCCAATGATGTTCGGTGTTTCTGCTGTCGTATTTATCATCGGCTACATCTTTTATGGGCGCTTTATGGCGAATATCTACGGCCTTTCCGACACGAACGAGACTCCTGCTGTCAAGTTCGAAGATGGGATCGACTACTGTCCTGCCCATCCGGCCGTTTTGCTGGGGCACCACTTCGCTTCGATCGCCGGCGCTGGTCCCATCACGGGCCCCATCGCCGCGGCCATGAGGTTTGGCTGGCTGCCTACGATTTTGTGGTGCGTCATCGGTTCGACCTTCCTCGGCGGACCGCATGACATGGGCGCGCTGGTCGCCTCTCTTCGCCATGACGGCCAGTCAATCGGTGCGGTTGTCGAAAAATGGATCGGCAAAACGGGAAAATTCCTTTTCCTGAGTTTTACGATCCTCACGCTGATCCTCGTCGTCGCCGTTTTCCTGGTCATGTCCGCCGGTACGTTCGCGGCCGATCCGGTCGTCGCGTTCGTCAGCACTCTCTATATTGTCTTGGCTGTCATCGCCGGCTTTATGATCTATCGCTGGCACGTTCCTCTCTGGGTTGTCACGATCGTCATGCTCGCTTTGATTGTCGGCGGCTGCGTCAAGGTGAACGCCGAGACGGCCCCTTGGCTGATCAACACTGTTTTTGCCCATGACATCAATTTCTGGAACGCGTTCCTCGGCGTTTATATTTTCTTTGCTTCCATTCTGCCGGTGTGGATGCTCCTTCAGCCCCGCGATTACTTGGCCTCTTACTTCCTGTATTTTGCCGTGGCCATTGGCGCGTACGGCATGTTCGCCGGCAGTGCGCTCGATTCGAAAACCGTTTCCGTGGTGGCTGCCAATGTCCGCTATTTCGGTTTCTCTTCCAGCGCCATGTGGCCTGCCATGTTCGTCCTGGTTGCCTGCGGCGCCATTTCCGGTTTCCATAGCCTCGTCGGCAGCGGCACGACGTCCAAGCAGCTTCGCAAGGAGAAGGATGCCGTTCTTGTCGGCTATGGCGCCATGCTGATCGAAGGTCTGGTGGCCGTCATCTCCATTGGTACGCTGATGGTGCTTGGCCTTGAAGGCGCAAAGGGACTTTCTCCCGTGCAGATTTTCTCGTTGGGTTTTGGTAAATTTTCGACGCTTGTGGGGCTTGACGCCACGTTCGGTGCCCGCTTGGGCGCCATTGCCATCAACAGCTTCCTGCTGACTTCTCTTGATACGGCGACTCGTCTGGCTCGCTATCAGGTCCAGGAGATTACCGGCGGCAAAGTCAGCATGTATCCTGCGACGATTTTCGTTATCGTCCTCGCTCTTTGCCTGGTCTACACCAAGACTCACGATGTGAGCGGCAAGGTGATCGCGGCATGGTTGGCGATCTGGCCCATTTTCGGCGCGGCCAATCAAATGGTCGCCGCTTTGAGCCTTCTGAGCATCGCCGCCTGGGTCAAGCTTGGCCTCAAAAAGAAGCATACCTTCGTGTATGCTCCCTTCTGGTTCATGCTTGCAACGACAGTCTTCTCGCTGATCATCGAGGTGAAGGAACGGTTCGCGGTTGCTCAGCCCAACTATCTGCTTTCCTGCTTGGCGGTTATCCTCATCGTTCTCGGAATCGCCATGTCCATCGCTGGAATCAGGACCATGCATGCCAGCGAAAAACAAAGCGCCTGA